One window from the genome of Deltaproteobacteria bacterium PRO3 encodes:
- a CDS encoding phosphodiester glycosidase family protein encodes MPRPRRPMNALFFRLILTLALLGFAAGEARALDYRSLEEGLDYSTLQADGAKLHLLKVDLKRYHVKVLDARDWKSPALPVKTFAEKAKALAAINANFFDTEDRPLGLVLQEGKLKNPPKKISWWASLLLKGDRASIQKAFDKEQVSSWDNGVQAGPRLVVAGKTPKLKEEYSPKSAVGIDRQGHLVFVVSEGSVEINRLAALLAKKEKDGGAGLHNALNLDGGSSTQFFAKAGDLTLSIPGIARVPIALGLFRK; translated from the coding sequence TTGCCACGTCCTCGTCGACCAATGAACGCGCTCTTTTTCCGTCTGATCCTAACGCTCGCCTTGCTGGGCTTCGCCGCCGGCGAAGCCCGCGCCTTGGACTACCGCAGCCTCGAGGAGGGCCTCGACTACTCGACCCTGCAGGCCGACGGCGCCAAGCTGCACCTGCTCAAGGTCGATCTGAAGCGCTACCACGTGAAGGTGCTCGACGCCCGCGACTGGAAAAGCCCGGCCCTACCCGTCAAGACCTTCGCCGAAAAAGCCAAGGCCCTGGCCGCGATCAACGCCAACTTCTTCGACACGGAGGACCGCCCCTTGGGACTGGTGCTGCAAGAGGGCAAGCTGAAGAATCCGCCAAAAAAGATCTCGTGGTGGGCCTCGCTCCTGCTCAAGGGCGACCGCGCCAGCATCCAGAAGGCCTTCGACAAGGAGCAGGTCTCGAGTTGGGACAACGGCGTCCAGGCGGGCCCGCGCCTCGTGGTGGCGGGCAAGACGCCCAAGCTGAAGGAAGAGTACTCGCCCAAGTCGGCCGTCGGGATCGACCGCCAAGGCCATTTGGTCTTCGTCGTCTCGGAGGGCAGCGTCGAGATCAATCGCCTGGCCGCGCTGCTCGCCAAAAAAGAGAAGGACGGCGGCGCCGGCCTGCATAACGCCCTGAATCTCGACGGCGGCTCCTCGACGCAGTTCTTCGCGAAGGCGGGCGACCTAACGCTTTCGATCCCCGGCATCGCGCGCGTACCGATCGCGCTCGGCTTGTTTCGCAAATAG
- a CDS encoding universal stress protein, with product MYKNILVCLDGGSADNSVINAALYLAQKLKAKLHGLTVQDILTLEGPLMYDISGAMAFIPQLNLLEETRKVMEERSKNILTGFVKACEDAGVAHHESISEGIVHKVILEKTQLHDLTILGRRGLNYELDKELLGSTTDRVVSKAKTPVLVVTHNFEAFKNPLLAYDGSPQSREALATAAKLCSDLQLPLTVLHVGKDKKESEAVLREAKEYLDAYTIVAKYEHAEGNPHQEVPQYVKLHNHDVLMMGARGHGRLMEFILGSTTEYALWSGNCHVLVDQ from the coding sequence ATGTACAAAAACATCCTCGTATGTCTCGACGGCGGCTCCGCCGACAATTCCGTGATCAATGCCGCCCTTTATTTAGCACAGAAATTAAAGGCCAAGTTGCACGGCCTGACGGTCCAGGACATCCTCACCCTCGAGGGCCCCTTGATGTACGACATCTCCGGGGCCATGGCCTTCATCCCGCAGCTGAACCTCTTGGAGGAGACCCGCAAGGTGATGGAGGAGCGCTCCAAGAACATCCTGACCGGCTTCGTCAAGGCCTGCGAGGACGCTGGCGTCGCCCACCACGAGAGCATCTCCGAGGGCATCGTCCACAAGGTGATCCTCGAGAAGACGCAGCTGCATGACCTGACCATCCTAGGACGCCGCGGACTGAACTACGAATTGGACAAGGAGCTGCTCGGCTCCACCACCGACCGCGTGGTCAGCAAGGCAAAGACGCCGGTCCTGGTGGTGACGCACAACTTCGAGGCCTTCAAGAACCCGCTGCTCGCTTACGACGGCTCGCCCCAGTCCCGCGAGGCCCTGGCCACCGCGGCCAAGCTCTGCAGCGACCTGCAGCTGCCCTTGACCGTCCTGCACGTCGGCAAGGACAAAAAAGAATCGGAGGCCGTGCTCCGTGAGGCCAAGGAATACCTCGACGCCTATACGATCGTCGCGAAATACGAGCACGCCGAAGGCAATCCGCACCAGGAGGTGCCGCAGTACGTGAAGCTGCACAACCACGACGTCCTGATGATGGGCGCGCGCGGCCACGGCCGGCTGATGGAGTTTATCCTCGGCTCAACCACCGAGTACGCGCTGTGGAGCGGCAATTGCCACGTCCTCGTCGACCAATGA
- a CDS encoding efflux RND transporter periplasmic adaptor subunit, whose product MRKFLSAALPLLLCLSLLPACGKGRKKDIPGPNDKVFTVGVAEVVSRDIPDGIEFPGTFTASQRLVVKSDFTGRVQALSVIEGQQVAVNDALMKIDDEKLPYVLDRQRAELREAEAQLEFDSKATGVAGEEEGLEDTGEAQQLEDALAGAGGEEGQADQNAEANPAAQATPEATENTPFPIRRPFGVRRNAKRGLGSPRLPIAAPQSPELTENRIALDQAKVDRIKAEIALSERQLAGSTLLATVEGFVAKVHVAEGSMVKVDDPLVDIVRVDPIELTLHIPKDEIARLDKSMQVKVTVNDMKQESLDGEISFIGAELDPQKKTLEMRIRIPNPGMRIKAGMDGVAHLAVANKTHPALLVPPAAIRSEGDKKFVYVVRGQVAEKREIVTGSGFEGLIEVTKGVKAGERVVIRGLDSLKEDEEFVKVAS is encoded by the coding sequence ATGCGAAAATTCCTTTCCGCGGCCTTGCCCCTCCTCCTTTGCCTCAGCCTGCTCCCCGCCTGCGGGAAGGGTCGCAAGAAGGACATCCCCGGACCCAACGACAAGGTTTTTACGGTCGGCGTCGCCGAAGTGGTCTCCCGCGACATCCCCGACGGCATCGAATTCCCCGGCACCTTCACCGCCTCGCAACGCCTGGTGGTCAAAAGCGACTTCACCGGCAGGGTCCAGGCCCTCTCCGTGATCGAAGGCCAGCAGGTCGCGGTCAACGACGCCTTGATGAAAATCGACGACGAAAAGCTTCCCTACGTCCTGGACCGGCAGCGGGCCGAGCTGCGCGAGGCCGAGGCCCAACTCGAATTCGATTCCAAGGCCACCGGCGTCGCGGGCGAAGAAGAAGGCCTGGAAGACACGGGCGAGGCCCAGCAGCTGGAAGACGCCCTAGCGGGCGCCGGCGGCGAGGAAGGGCAAGCCGATCAGAATGCCGAGGCCAACCCGGCGGCCCAGGCGACGCCCGAGGCCACCGAAAACACCCCGTTCCCAATCCGCCGCCCCTTCGGCGTTCGCCGCAACGCCAAGCGCGGCTTGGGCTCCCCCCGCCTTCCCATCGCCGCCCCGCAAAGCCCCGAGCTTACCGAAAACCGCATCGCCCTCGACCAGGCCAAGGTCGACCGCATCAAGGCCGAGATCGCCCTCTCCGAGCGCCAATTGGCCGGCAGCACCCTGCTGGCGACCGTCGAGGGCTTCGTCGCGAAGGTCCACGTCGCGGAGGGCTCGATGGTAAAGGTTGACGATCCCCTGGTCGACATCGTCCGCGTCGATCCCATCGAGCTGACGCTCCACATCCCCAAGGACGAAATCGCCCGCCTCGACAAGAGCATGCAGGTGAAGGTCACCGTCAACGACATGAAGCAAGAGAGCCTCGACGGCGAGATCAGCTTCATCGGCGCCGAGCTCGACCCGCAAAAGAAGACCCTCGAGATGCGGATTCGCATCCCCAACCCGGGCATGCGCATCAAGGCGGGCATGGACGGCGTGGCCCATCTCGCCGTCGCCAACAAGACCCATCCCGCCCTGCTGGTCCCGCCCGCGGCGATCCGCAGCGAGGGCGACAAAAAATTCGTCTACGTCGTGCGCGGCCAAGTCGCCGAAAAGCGCGAGATCGTCACCGGCAGCGGCTTCGAAGGCCTCATCGAGGTGACCAAGGGCGTGAAGGCCGGGGAACGCGTCGTCATCCGCGGGCTGGACTCCCTCAAGGAAGACGAAGAGTTCGTCAAGGTCGCCTCTTAA
- a CDS encoding glycine--tRNA ligase, whose translation MEKLVSLAKRRGFIFQSSEIYGGINGFWDYGPVGVELRNNIKNFWWQRMVRLRDDVVGVDTSIICHPQTWVASGHVASFSDPMVDCKTCKGRFRADHIEAIPCPQKPSLTVQACAGDKKGPGELTEVRQFNLMFETFVGALRDDSARAYLRPETCQSIFTQFKNVQIVSRQKIPFGIAQIGKSFRNEITPRNFIFRSREFEQMEMEFFVKPEESEMQKWYEYWVAERFQWFQDLGIKPDKLRQRIHSQDELAHYAKGCVDVEYEFPFGWSELEGIANRSNYDLSQHIKTSGKDLSYFDETTKEKYVPAVVETSLGVDRTLLTVLADAYAEDVVEGEERVVMRFSPAVAPYKVAVFPLSRKLAEPAMALEKSLRKRYVTDYDDVGSIGKRYRRHDEIGTPLAVTYDFQSEEDKQVTVRDRDSTKQERIAIDRLEDYLKDHLKL comes from the coding sequence ATGGAAAAATTAGTTTCTCTCGCCAAACGACGCGGTTTTATCTTCCAATCCAGCGAGATCTACGGCGGTATCAACGGATTCTGGGATTACGGCCCGGTCGGAGTCGAATTACGAAACAACATCAAGAACTTCTGGTGGCAACGCATGGTGCGCCTGCGCGACGACGTGGTCGGCGTCGACACCTCGATCATCTGCCACCCCCAGACCTGGGTCGCCAGCGGCCACGTGGCCAGCTTTTCCGACCCCATGGTCGACTGCAAGACCTGCAAGGGGCGCTTCCGCGCCGACCACATCGAGGCGATTCCCTGCCCGCAAAAGCCCTCCCTCACCGTGCAGGCCTGCGCGGGCGACAAGAAGGGCCCCGGCGAGCTGACCGAGGTGCGGCAGTTCAACCTGATGTTCGAAACCTTCGTCGGGGCGCTGCGCGACGACTCGGCCCGCGCCTACCTGCGGCCCGAGACCTGCCAGTCGATCTTCACGCAGTTCAAGAACGTCCAGATCGTCTCGCGGCAGAAGATCCCCTTCGGCATCGCGCAGATCGGCAAGAGCTTCCGCAACGAGATCACGCCGCGCAACTTCATCTTCCGCTCCCGCGAGTTCGAGCAGATGGAGATGGAGTTCTTCGTCAAGCCCGAAGAGTCCGAGATGCAGAAGTGGTACGAGTACTGGGTCGCCGAGCGCTTCCAGTGGTTCCAGGACCTCGGGATCAAGCCCGACAAGCTTAGGCAGCGCATCCACAGCCAGGACGAGCTCGCCCACTACGCGAAGGGCTGCGTCGACGTCGAGTACGAGTTCCCCTTCGGCTGGTCCGAGCTCGAGGGCATCGCCAACCGCAGCAACTACGACCTGAGCCAGCACATCAAGACGAGCGGCAAGGACCTGAGCTACTTCGACGAGACCACCAAAGAAAAATACGTCCCGGCGGTGGTCGAGACCTCGCTGGGCGTCGATCGCACCCTGCTCACCGTCCTGGCCGACGCCTACGCCGAGGACGTGGTCGAAGGGGAGGAGCGCGTCGTGATGCGCTTCTCGCCGGCGGTCGCGCCCTACAAGGTGGCGGTCTTCCCGCTCTCGCGCAAGCTGGCCGAGCCCGCGATGGCGCTGGAGAAGTCCCTGCGCAAGCGCTACGTCACCGACTACGACGACGTCGGCAGCATCGGGAAACGCTACCGCCGCCACGACGAGATCGGCACCCCGCTGGCGGTGACCTACGACTTCCAGTCGGAAGAGGACAAGCAGGTCACGGTGCGCGACCGCGACTCGACCAAGCAAGAGCGGATCGCGATCGACCGGCTCGAGGATTATTTGAAGGATCATCTGAAGCTGTAG